One Mycobacterium pseudokansasii genomic region harbors:
- a CDS encoding excisionase family DNA-binding protein codes for MSTEILLRTGEVARRLGVSRQHIVDLCDHGALPCVMVGSHRRIPEGAVTAKLASANGRVVSAGAAEQSLWLHAALIPRLLKDPDAVVGKARANLAQGRASGAIDVHSEPYAREWEAILDGGVGCTIAALLDPSEHAATLRSSSPFAGILPQDEVRAIKEAQRQRRQAEVAR; via the coding sequence ATGAGTACCGAGATTCTCCTTCGTACAGGCGAGGTCGCCAGGCGACTTGGCGTGTCTCGGCAACACATCGTCGACCTGTGCGATCACGGGGCGCTGCCCTGTGTCATGGTGGGCAGCCACCGCAGAATTCCCGAAGGCGCCGTCACGGCCAAGCTCGCATCCGCTAATGGGCGTGTGGTATCTGCCGGTGCCGCGGAGCAGTCCCTGTGGCTGCATGCCGCATTGATCCCGCGCCTGCTCAAAGACCCGGACGCGGTGGTCGGGAAAGCTCGTGCGAATCTGGCGCAGGGACGGGCGTCTGGAGCTATCGACGTTCACAGCGAGCCGTATGCCCGTGAATGGGAGGCGATCCTGGATGGGGGCGTGGGATGCACCATCGCTGCGCTGTTAGATCCCTCCGAGCATGCCGCGACGCTGCGGTCCAGCTCTCCATTCGCTGGGATTTTGCCTCAGGATGAGGTTCGCGCGATTAAGGAGGCGCAGCGGCAACGCCGTCAGGCGGAAGTGGCGCGGTGA